CAGCTGAACTGAGCGGTTTCGGTCGAACCGGTCAGAGCGGTCGTCGAGCTGTCCGGGTTCAGCGCCGTCGAGACCAGATCGAAGTATCCGGTTCCGACCTCGCGCTGGTGCTTGGTCGCGGTATAGCCGCGCTCTTCGGCAGCGAACTCGCGTTCCTGCAGATCGACGTAGGCCTTCATCTGTTCGCGAGCGTAGCCGTAAGCCAGATCGAACATCGAGTAGTTGAGCGCGTGGAAGCCGGCCAGGGTGATGAACTGGAACTTGTAGCCCATGGCTCCCAGCTCGCGCTGGAACTTCGCGATGGTGGCATCGTCGAGGTGCTTGCGCCAGTTGAACGACGGTGAGCAGTTGTAGGCCAGCTTCTGGTCCGGGTACTCCGCGTGGATCGCATCCGCGAACTGCTTGGCGGCCTCGAGGTCAGGTGTGGAGGTCTCCATCCACAGCAGATCCGAGTAGGGAGCGAAGGACAGTCCGCGGGCGATGCCTGCTTCGATGCCGTTCCTGATCTTGTAGTAGCCCTCGGCGGTGCGTTCACCGGTGACGAAGCGCTGATCGCGCTCGTCGATGTCCGAGGTCATGAGTGTCGCTGCCTCAGCATCCGTGCGGGCGATGACGAGGCTGGGCACGTTCTCGACGTCGGCGGCCAGGCGAGCCGCGTTGAGGGTGCGGATGTGCTGCGAGGTCGGAACGAGAACCTTGCCGCCGAGGTGGCCGCACTTCTTCTCGGAACCGAGCTGATCCTCGAAGTGCACACCGGCAGCGCCGGAGGAGATCATCGAGCGCATGAGTTCGTAGACGTTGAGCGCGCCGCCGAAGCCCGCCTCGGCGTCGGCAACGATCGGAGCGAACCAGTCGTCGACGTTCTTCTGACCTTCCGAGGTCTCGATCTGATCGGCGCGCATGAGCGCATTGTTGATCCGACGCACGACCTGCGGCACCGAGTTGGCCGGGTAGATCGACTGATCGGGGTAGGTCTGCCCGGCGGCATTCGCATCGGCGGCGACCTGCCAACCGGAGAGGTAGATGGCGTTGAGGCCGGCCTTGACCTGCTCAACGGCCTGGTTGCCGGTCAGCGCACCGAGTGCGTTGACGTACTCGCCGGACTTGATGTCGCTGGAGGAGACCTGGTCCCAGAGGCGCTCGGCGCCGTGGCGAGCCAGCGTGTGCTCCTCGATCAGCGAACCGCGCAGTTTGACGACGTCCTCGGGCTCGTAGTCACGAGCGATGCCCGACCAGCGGGCGTTGGTCGCCCAGTCGCGGCGGATGGACTCAGCATCGTGCAGGTTGCTCTGCGTGGTGTTCTCAGTCATTGTTCCTTCACTCCTAGTCGTTCGGGGTTGGTGAGTTCAGTCTGCCGCGAGCGCAAGGGGCTCGATAGAGGTTTTCGGCAGGAATAATCGCTACTATTCTGGTTTTGGAAATATCGCGCTTCTGTCATACTGGTTCTCATCGCATGTGAACCAGCGCACAGCATCGATGGGAGCCGCTATGACGAGCAACAGCACCGATACCAGAGACTCCGACCAGGAGGCCGACACTCTCAGCATCGGCAGAAGAATCCGGTTTTTTCGCAAACAACAGGGTCTGACGCTCAACGATCTGGGCGAGAAAGTGGGCCGTGCGGCCTCCCAGATCTCGACGATCGAGAACGGGAAGCGAGAAACTTCTGTCACGCTTCTGACCGCGATCGCGAAGGCCCTGAGGACCGAAGTCGCCGAGCTCATCGACCCCACTCCCGTCGACGGCAGACAGGCTCTCGAACTCGAAGCCGAACGCAACCAGGCCTCGCCCATGTACTCCTCCTTGGGTCTGCCGCAGGTGCGGATCAAGTCGCTGCCCCCTGATGCGCTCGAGGCGATCGTGGGCCTGCAGAGGCAGCTCGGCGAGGTCCTCGAACGCCGCGCCGCGACCCCGGAGGAGGCCAGGAGGGCCAACCGTGAGCTGCGGGAGCGGATGCGGGAGAAGAACAACTACTTCGCCGACCTCGAGGCTCAGGCCGCCGAGCTGCTGCGACTGGCCGATTACGAATCCGGCACCGTCTCACAGCGCCAGACGGCGCTGATCGCGAAGAAGCTCGGTTTCAGCCTCCACTACGTCTCAGACCTGCCGAACTCGACCCGGTCGATCTCCGACACCGCGAACAACCGTCTCTACCTGCCCAACGCCGATGCCGCCGCCGATCCCCGGTCGCACCTGCTCACCAGTCTTGCCGCGCACGTGCTCGGTCATGACTCGCCGAAGGACTTCAGCGAGTTCCTGCAGCAGCGGGTGGAGGCGAACTATCTGGCCGCGGCCGTGCTCCTGCCGCAGAGTTCGGCTGTGCCGATGCTCGAGGAGGAGAAGAGGAAGCGCGAGATCTCCGTCGAACACCTGCGTGACATGTTCGGCGTCAGCTACGAGATGGCCGCGCACCGATTCACCAACTTGGCCACCGAGCACCTGGGCCTGCCCGTGCACTTCATGAAGGTCCACCGCTCCGGCACAATCCACAAGGCGTATTCGAACGACGGCCTGCCCTACCCCACCGATCCGCTCGGCGCCATCGAAGGACAGTTCGCCTGCAAACGGTTCACCTCCCGCACGGTGTTCCGGGTCGCCGACAGGTTCAGCCCGTACTACCAGTACACGGACACCCCCGAAGGGTCCTTCTGGTGCACCGCGCGGGTCCTGCCCGGCGGCGATTTCGCGATCAGCGTGGGGGTCCCCTTCGCCCATGTGAAATGGTTCGAGGGTCGCGAATCGCAGATCCGCTCGAAGTCATCCTGCCCGGATCCCGCCTGCTGTCGGCAGGCGCCCGAGGATCTCGCCGAGAAGTGGGAGAACCAGGCGCTGCCCTCGGCACAGATGCACGCATCCCTGCTGGCAGCGGTTCCGCCCGGTGCCGTTCCAGGCGTCGACGACACCGAGGTCTACGAGTTCCTCGAACGTCACTCCGGGTGAGGACTCACCGGGTCGAGCCGGTCGGTGCCTCGAGCACCGAGTCGGCGATGTGCTCGGCAATCGCCAGCGCCGAGGTGGCCCCCGACCTGGGGAGACTCCTGACCATGGTCAGCCTGCCGCGGGTGCTCACCCGAAGTTCGTCGACCAGCGTGCCGTCGGCATCCATCGCCTGCGCTCGTACTCCGCGTACTCCCTGACGGAGGGCGGAAGGGTCGATGGCGGGGACGAACTTCCGGATCTCCGCGACGAAGGCCGAGGTGCTGACGGTCGGCTTGGCACCGTGCGCGGCGGTCTTCGCGGACTGCGCCGCGAACTTCCAGAACCCTTTGAACCCGACGGTCGATCCCACGTCGCCGAAGTCGAATCCGCGCCTGTCATAGCGTTCGCGCCCCAGGGACACGAAGGTGTTCGGCCCCAGAGTGAGGACACCGTTCACGTCTCTGACCACGGACTTCGCGGACAACGGTGAGGCGGGGTCCGGAACGGTTCCGATGATGCCGCGAACCACCTCGGCGGGCTCATCCGGTGCCGTCGGGGACGCCTCCGACCCGGCGGCGCCCGCATCTCCTTCGGGGGCGGACGCACCTCCTTCGTGGACGCCCGTATCTCGTCCGGGGGTGGAGACATCTCCACCGAGGGCGGCATCGACGACGCAGCAGTCGCTGGTGAAGGGGACGATGCGTGGGTCGTCGTCGAATCCCGCGTCCGCGGCCATCCGGTCGGCCTGGAGGCCGGCGCAGACGATGACGAGGTCGAATGATTCGAAGCCCTCCTCGGCAGCGTCGTCGGAGCGAGTGCGCTGACTCCCGTCCCGGGAGCGGTCGCGCCCCGAAGCGGGGTTCGAGAACCTGTCGGCGAGGCCGCCGATCGTGTCCTCGACCTGTTTGAACCAGTCCTGCTCACCGAAGCGGCTGCGCAGTTCGTCGCGGAAGTCGATGACCGGTCCGTCGGCGTCCTCGCCGTGATAGGTCCGCGGCCCCTCGTGCACCTGCTCGTCGATATCTCTGTCGTCATCGCGTGGCTCGGCGGCGTCATCGCGTGGCTCGGGACTGTCTTCGCGTGTCTCGGGATCTGCCTCGCGTATGCGGACCCGGACCTCATTGCTCATCACGTCGAGGCCGGTGACCTCCGTGCCGAAGCGGAAGGTCCCTCCCGCAGCTCTGGCATCGGAGGCGAGCGCCTCGGTCAGGGCGGTGAAGTCGGTGACGGCGGTGTGTGGAGAATACAGGGCGAGCACTCCCCGGGCGTTCGGTTCGATCTCTCGCATCTGCCTGCGGTCGAGCAGCCGCACTCCCGGGACCCCGTTGGCCTCAGCGCGGGCGAGGAGGCCCTCGAGACGGTCGGCTTCGTCGGTGTTCTGCGCGACGAGCAGCTGACCGCACTCGCGGTAGGGGATGCCGCGTTCGGACACGAATGGGACGAGCAGCTGAACACCTCGGCGAGCGAGTTCGGCCTCCTGCGACCCCGGCTCTGCGTCGAGTCCGGGTTCGACGATCCCGGACGTGTGCCCGCTCTGATGTGCGGCGACGCGCTCGGCCTTGTCGAACACGCTCACGTCGACTTCGGGGAGTCTGCGGGTGATCTCGCGGGCGAGGGCCAATCCGACGATCCCGGCACCGATGACGGCCACTCGTGAAATACTCATACAGCAATCTTGGCACCGATCGCGGACGAGGAGAAGGATGCCGACGGCCCTGGACTGGACTGGCAAGGAGGCCGCTTTCGCGCTCGGTCGACGACTCATCGCCTCGACCACGTCGTCGACGTCGGTGGACGAGGAATCGGCGGGCCACCTCGGCGAGGGTCCGCATTTTCTACGCCGAGGTGAGGCCCACATCCCGGCCCCCGACGAGAACCTGCTGCTCGTCGGGGACAACCTGCCGGCGCTGACCGGACTGCTCGCCACGCATCGGGGGCGGGTCAAGGTCGTCTACATCGATCCGCCGTACAACACAGGCAATGCGCTGGCGTACAAGGATCACGGGCACGATCACGCAAGCTGGCTGAACTTCATGACACCGCGGCTCATGCTCGCGCGTGAACTCATGCGCGATGACGGGGTGATCTTCATCCACCTCGACGACGGAGAGAGCGCGTGGGCGCAGCTGCTCGGTCATGAGATCTTCGGCGAGGACAATTCGCTGGGCACCCTCATCCACCAGAGGGCGAAGGGCGGCGGCAATTCACCTTCCTTCGTCCGCGGCCACGACTACGTCCACGTGTGGGCCAAGGTCGGCGACCGGGCGGGCGCGTTCCTGACGGAGAAGAAGGCACCGGCGAAGCTCGAGGTCATCGACGGCAGACGCATGCTCGTCGAGACCGATGTGCTGCGCGCCGGGTTCGGCCGCTATGCCCGTGGCCAGGAGCGTCGCCTGATGTACGAGGACATCCTCGAGGTCAAAGGGGCGAAGAAGCTCGCCGAGGTGGACGCGAAGCTGGCCTCGGGCGAATATGTTCTGCGCCGATGGGGCGCCCAAGGAAAGCACGCGGTCGTGCGGGTGACACCGGCCGAGAAGGCGAGTTCGAAGCTCTACTCGATCATCAAGGCCCTCGGCGGGCAGAACGATCTCGAAGATCTCGGTCTGGGTGGGATCTTCAGCTACCCGAAGCCCGTCGAGCTGGTCAAGACGCTCGTGGCCTCACAGACCTTCTTCGACCCCGAGGCCATCGTCCTCGACTTCTTCGCCGGCTCCGGCACGACCGCGCAGGCGGTGATGGCGGCCAACCGGCGTGATGAGGGCGCACGGAAATTCATCCTCATCCAGACCCCTGAGCCGCTGCGGTCGAAGAACGCGCGCAGCCTCGTGGAAGCGGATTCGGAGACCGACTTCCCCGAGATCAGCAGGCTCACCGCGGAACGGATCCGCAGGGCAGGTCAGCGCCTCGAGCCGGGGCCGACCTTCACCGAGGCAACGGTGGCCGAGGACCGGGGCCACGGTGGCCGAGGAATGAATTCTCGTCTGAACCCTTGAGTCTTTCCTGGTCACGGTGTAGGAATGCATCAAGGCTCATATGTCGGCAATGATTTCGAGAAGAGTGATCCAGTGCCCACTTACGTCTACCGATGCACGACCTGCGGCGACACCGAACAGGTCTTCCCGATGAGCCGGAAACCGGAATCCGTCACCTGCCCCGACTGTCGCGGCACTGCCGTGTCCGCGTTCACCTCGCCCCACCTCGGTGCCGGTTCGGGATCTGTCTTCGCCGCCGTCGACGCAACGAAGAGAACCGCCGACGAACCACCCCTCGTCTCACGCATCCCATCATCTCAACGCCGCGCACAACCGGTCAGCCGGGATCCGCGGCACGCCAAGCTTCCCCGCGCCTGAGGTCGATCCGCGACTGGGCTGAAACAACGAAGCGGAACCAATGAAAGGGAAAGACCAATGCCGGACAATCTGTTTCCACTCGATTCGACTCAGCCCTTCACCGCCCAAGCCACGACCGGACACAATCGTTGGCACCCCGACGTTCCCGCTTCCGTGCATGTGAAGCCGGGAGAGTCGTTCCGGCTGGACTGCCGCGAATGGTTCGACGGTGCCATCAAGAACGACGACAGCGCCGACGACATCCGCGATGCGCCGATGGACATCGTCCACGCCCTGTCCGGGCCGGTCGCCATCGAAGGCGCGAAGGCCGGGGACCTGCTCATCGTCGACATCCTCGACGTCGGTCCGATTCCGCAAGAGGAGGGCCCGCTCGCCGGTCAAGGCTGGGGATACACCGGAATCTTCGCAAAGAAGAACGGAGGCTCGTTCCTCGTCGACCAGTTCCCCGACGCGTACAAAGCCGTCTGGGACTTCTCCGGCGGAACGGCCACATCACGCCACGTCCCAGGAGTGTCCTTCACCGGCATCGTCCACCCCGGTCTCATGGGCACCGCGCCGAGCAAGGACATGCTGGGGAAGTGGAACACTCGCGAGGCGGCGCTCATCGCCACCGATCCGAACCGCGAACCGCCATTGGCGCTGCCCCCGGAACCGCGGGGCGCGATCCTGGGCGCCCTGGACGGGGAGGAGTTCGACCGGGTCGCATCCGAAGGCGCACGCACGGCTCCACCGAGGGAGAACGGCGGCAACCAGGACATCAAGAACCTCACCAAGGGCACTCGAGTCTTCTACCCGGTGTTCGTCGACGGTGCGAACTTCTCCGTCGGCGACCTCCACTTCAGCCAGGGCGACGGTGAGATCACCTTCTGCGGCGGCATCGAGATGGGCGGATTCATCGACATCAGGGTCGACCTCATCAAGGGCGGAATGGACACCTACGGGGTGTCCGAGAATGCGATCTTCCAACCCGGCAACTCCGCTCCGCAGTACTCCGAATGGCTCGCGTTCTCCGGCACCTCGGTGACACTGGACGGGGAGCAGCGCTACCTCGACTCGCACCTGGCCTACCAGCGGGCTTGCCTGCACGCGATCGACTACCTGACCAAGTTCGGCTACAGCCCGGAGCAGGCCTACCTGCTGCTCGGCGCGGCACCGATCGAAGGCAGATTCTCCGGGGTCGTCGACATTCCCAATGCCTGTGCGACCGTGTATCTGCCGACGGCCATGTTCGACGTCGACATCTCGCCCAGCGCAGATGGGCCGGGCCGGATCGATCCGGGAATCGGGGCACCGCACTCGGCGTTCTGAACGCCGTGGTCTGAAGGGGTGGTCTGAGTGCGGTGTCGTGCCGACTGAGTGACTCGGGGCGGTCCGGGTGGTGTCGTCCTCCTTCGCCACCTGGCACTCAGACGGGACGCGGCCTCCTGTGGACAGCTCAGCTCGGATCCAGAAATCGGTCGTAACCTCGAGGAGGAATCGAACGGTGTCGCCGTCGGTCCGTGAACCGTTGTTCTCACAGATAGTCGTTCCCCGAATTTTAGGAGCCAACATGTCCGTCGTCGCCATCAACACCCTCACCGTTCCCGAGGCTGCACGCGGTGAGCTCGAGAAGCGCTTCGCGGCCCGCAAGCACTCCGTCGACGGCTCACCCGGCTTCGAAGGCTTCCAGCTGTTGCGTCCGGTCTCCGGCGGCGACCAGTACTTCGTCTACACCCAGTGGGCCACACGCGAAGACTTCGAGAACTGGCGCCAGGCACGCAAGCCCGCACACGAGGCCAATGGCAAGGAACCGGTCTCCGAGCAGGCCGATCTGCTCGAGTTCGAGGTCGTCGACCTCGGCGACTGAGAACGGGTGCCCGTGGGCTCCGCACCCGCACGAGGGCCCACGGGCACCCGCACGTGGGGCCACTGCGCATCCGCACGGGGTCCACGGGAAGATCGCTGTCCGGTGCCCTCGGTTTTCCTGCTACTCTGCTGAGTTGTAACGGCGGACACATCGGAGGGGTGCAATGACGCAGCACAACACGGAGATCGAAGACCGGGGCAACGGTTTCGTCAGATCGCTCGGGACGGTCGATGCTCTGTTCATCGGCTTCGGAGCGATGATCGGCTTCGGGTGGGTCGTCCTCACCGGCGAGTGGATCAACGGCGCAGGCACCCTGGGCGCGGTCCTCGCATTCGTCGTCGGCGGCATCATCATGTGCTTCGTGGGCACGGTGTACTCCGAGATGGTCGCCGCGATGCCGCACGCCGGTGGTGAGCACAACTACCTCATCCGCGCGATGGGACCTCGCGTCTCCCTCTTCGGGTCCTGGGCGATCGCCGGCGGGTACATCAGCGTCGTCATGTTCGAAGCGGTCGCGGTGCCGAAGACCGCGGTCTATCTCTTCCCCGATCTCGAACACATCAAGCTCTGGACCATCGCCGACTCCGATGTCTACCTCACTTGGGCATTGGTGGGAACGGTGTCGGCGATCATCATCGCTTTCATCAACATCCGCGGCGTTCGAATCGCCTCCCTTGTTCAGACCTTCGTCGTCTCGTTCCTCCTCATCGTCGGCCTACTTCTGCTCACCGGGGGCTTCGTCGGCGGAGACCTCGACAATGCCGAGCCTCTGTTCACCGGAGGAGCAACCGGCTTCATCGGAGTCATGGCCGTCGTTCCGTTTCTGTTCGTCGGCTTCGACGTCATCCCGCAGTCGGCGGAAGAGGTCAATATCCCTCCCCGCAAGATCGGCAAGCTCGTCGTCATATCGGTGGTCATGGCGGTCGCGTTCTACATCATCGTCATCGGGATGACGTCGGTAGCCATCCCCGCCGATAAGCTCGGCTCCCACGACCTCGTGACTGCCGATGCGCTCTCCAATATGTTCAATTCCACGTTCTGGGGGAAGCTGGTCATCGCCGGTGGGCTTGCCGGAATCATCACCTCGTGGAATGCCTTCCTCATGGGATCGTCGAGGTTGATGTGGGCAATGGCCAATGCCGGCATGATCCCACGCTGGTTCGGCAAGCTGCACCCGCGCTACCGCACCCCGGTCAATGCCATCATCTTCATCGGCGTGCTCTCCGCCCTCGCACCCTTCCTCGGTGCCGAAGCGCTCAATTGGATCTCCGACGCCGGCTCTCCCGCAATCGTCATCGCCTACTTCCTCGTCAGTGTCGGCTTCCTGGTCCTGCGCAGGCGCGAACCCGGCATGGAACGGCCCCTGAGAGTCGGCGGTTCGGGCAACGGCGGCATGGCCATAGGAGCCATCTCCTCGGTGCTGACCCTGATTC
The Brevibacterium marinum genome window above contains:
- the aceA gene encoding isocitrate lyase; amino-acid sequence: MTENTTQSNLHDAESIRRDWATNARWSGIARDYEPEDVVKLRGSLIEEHTLARHGAERLWDQVSSSDIKSGEYVNALGALTGNQAVEQVKAGLNAIYLSGWQVAADANAAGQTYPDQSIYPANSVPQVVRRINNALMRADQIETSEGQKNVDDWFAPIVADAEAGFGGALNVYELMRSMISSGAAGVHFEDQLGSEKKCGHLGGKVLVPTSQHIRTLNAARLAADVENVPSLVIARTDAEAATLMTSDIDERDQRFVTGERTAEGYYKIRNGIEAGIARGLSFAPYSDLLWMETSTPDLEAAKQFADAIHAEYPDQKLAYNCSPSFNWRKHLDDATIAKFQRELGAMGYKFQFITLAGFHALNYSMFDLAYGYAREQMKAYVDLQEREFAAEERGYTATKHQREVGTGYFDLVSTALNPDSSTTALTGSTETAQFS
- a CDS encoding XRE family transcriptional regulator is translated as MTSNSTDTRDSDQEADTLSIGRRIRFFRKQQGLTLNDLGEKVGRAASQISTIENGKRETSVTLLTAIAKALRTEVAELIDPTPVDGRQALELEAERNQASPMYSSLGLPQVRIKSLPPDALEAIVGLQRQLGEVLERRAATPEEARRANRELRERMREKNNYFADLEAQAAELLRLADYESGTVSQRQTALIAKKLGFSLHYVSDLPNSTRSISDTANNRLYLPNADAAADPRSHLLTSLAAHVLGHDSPKDFSEFLQQRVEANYLAAAVLLPQSSAVPMLEEEKRKREISVEHLRDMFGVSYEMAAHRFTNLATEHLGLPVHFMKVHRSGTIHKAYSNDGLPYPTDPLGAIEGQFACKRFTSRTVFRVADRFSPYYQYTDTPEGSFWCTARVLPGGDFAISVGVPFAHVKWFEGRESQIRSKSSCPDPACCRQAPEDLAEKWENQALPSAQMHASLLAAVPPGAVPGVDDTEVYEFLERHSG
- a CDS encoding FAD-dependent oxidoreductase — translated: MSISRVAVIGAGIVGLALAREITRRLPEVDVSVFDKAERVAAHQSGHTSGIVEPGLDAEPGSQEAELARRGVQLLVPFVSERGIPYRECGQLLVAQNTDEADRLEGLLARAEANGVPGVRLLDRRQMREIEPNARGVLALYSPHTAVTDFTALTEALASDARAAGGTFRFGTEVTGLDVMSNEVRVRIREADPETREDSPEPRDDAAEPRDDDRDIDEQVHEGPRTYHGEDADGPVIDFRDELRSRFGEQDWFKQVEDTIGGLADRFSNPASGRDRSRDGSQRTRSDDAAEEGFESFDLVIVCAGLQADRMAADAGFDDDPRIVPFTSDCCVVDAALGGDVSTPGRDTGVHEGGASAPEGDAGAAGSEASPTAPDEPAEVVRGIIGTVPDPASPLSAKSVVRDVNGVLTLGPNTFVSLGRERYDRRGFDFGDVGSTVGFKGFWKFAAQSAKTAAHGAKPTVSTSAFVAEIRKFVPAIDPSALRQGVRGVRAQAMDADGTLVDELRVSTRGRLTMVRSLPRSGATSALAIAEHIADSVLEAPTGSTR
- a CDS encoding site-specific DNA-methyltransferase, whose protein sequence is MPTALDWTGKEAAFALGRRLIASTTSSTSVDEESAGHLGEGPHFLRRGEAHIPAPDENLLLVGDNLPALTGLLATHRGRVKVVYIDPPYNTGNALAYKDHGHDHASWLNFMTPRLMLARELMRDDGVIFIHLDDGESAWAQLLGHEIFGEDNSLGTLIHQRAKGGGNSPSFVRGHDYVHVWAKVGDRAGAFLTEKKAPAKLEVIDGRRMLVETDVLRAGFGRYARGQERRLMYEDILEVKGAKKLAEVDAKLASGEYVLRRWGAQGKHAVVRVTPAEKASSKLYSIIKALGGQNDLEDLGLGGIFSYPKPVELVKTLVASQTFFDPEAIVLDFFAGSGTTAQAVMAANRRDEGARKFILIQTPEPLRSKNARSLVEADSETDFPEISRLTAERIRRAGQRLEPGPTFTEATVAEDRGHGGRGMNSRLNP
- a CDS encoding FmdB family zinc ribbon protein, whose protein sequence is MPTYVYRCTTCGDTEQVFPMSRKPESVTCPDCRGTAVSAFTSPHLGAGSGSVFAAVDATKRTADEPPLVSRIPSSQRRAQPVSRDPRHAKLPRA
- the fmdA gene encoding formamidase; this encodes MPDNLFPLDSTQPFTAQATTGHNRWHPDVPASVHVKPGESFRLDCREWFDGAIKNDDSADDIRDAPMDIVHALSGPVAIEGAKAGDLLIVDILDVGPIPQEEGPLAGQGWGYTGIFAKKNGGSFLVDQFPDAYKAVWDFSGGTATSRHVPGVSFTGIVHPGLMGTAPSKDMLGKWNTREAALIATDPNREPPLALPPEPRGAILGALDGEEFDRVASEGARTAPPRENGGNQDIKNLTKGTRVFYPVFVDGANFSVGDLHFSQGDGEITFCGGIEMGGFIDIRVDLIKGGMDTYGVSENAIFQPGNSAPQYSEWLAFSGTSVTLDGEQRYLDSHLAYQRACLHAIDYLTKFGYSPEQAYLLLGAAPIEGRFSGVVDIPNACATVYLPTAMFDVDISPSADGPGRIDPGIGAPHSAF
- a CDS encoding antibiotic biosynthesis monooxygenase family protein, with protein sequence MSVVAINTLTVPEAARGELEKRFAARKHSVDGSPGFEGFQLLRPVSGGDQYFVYTQWATREDFENWRQARKPAHEANGKEPVSEQADLLEFEVVDLGD
- a CDS encoding APC family permease — protein: MTQHNTEIEDRGNGFVRSLGTVDALFIGFGAMIGFGWVVLTGEWINGAGTLGAVLAFVVGGIIMCFVGTVYSEMVAAMPHAGGEHNYLIRAMGPRVSLFGSWAIAGGYISVVMFEAVAVPKTAVYLFPDLEHIKLWTIADSDVYLTWALVGTVSAIIIAFINIRGVRIASLVQTFVVSFLLIVGLLLLTGGFVGGDLDNAEPLFTGGATGFIGVMAVVPFLFVGFDVIPQSAEEVNIPPRKIGKLVVISVVMAVAFYIIVIGMTSVAIPADKLGSHDLVTADALSNMFNSTFWGKLVIAGGLAGIITSWNAFLMGSSRLMWAMANAGMIPRWFGKLHPRYRTPVNAIIFIGVLSALAPFLGAEALNWISDAGSPAIVIAYFLVSVGFLVLRRREPGMERPLRVGGSGNGGMAIGAISSVLTLILFILYLPITPFSAELDWKSWAMFGAWLAVGIYFMFRLPTGIKAGPDAENELLAKVKSMRTK